The genomic window GCTCGTCGCGGTCGCGGTCATCGTAGCCATCACAGCGCTCAGCGGCAGCATTCAGGGCGTCTTCAACAAGACGGCGAACAAGCTCAACACCGTTTCAGCCGGCTGATCTCAGCAATCGCATCACTCGCCGACAACACTTGACAGCATGAAAAGATTCATGTTAAAAGAATTCTTTTACGATGAAAACGGTCAGAGTTTAGTCGAATACGGTCTGATCATCGCGCTCGTCGGGGTCGCTGTCATCGTCTCTTTAACGGCGCTCGGCGACAGTATCAAGAAGGTTTTCAACAGCGCGGCCGGCGCGCTGGAAGGCGCCGCAGGGTAAGTTCTTCAAGGAAGAAGAAAGCAGATCCCGGATATAGACGAAAAAGCGAAAGTATGGTAGAATATGGGCATCTCATCGCGATTGCCGCTGTACCCGACAACACTCAGCGGCAAAACAGTGTCGGCAAGCGTAACGAACTATCCATTGCCTGACCTTTAAGTAACCATCCGATGCGCGCGGGGCGCAGCCCGCTCCGCGCGCATCTACACCATCGGTTTTCTTTTAAAATGAAAAATATCTCCGGAATGACTGAGAAAGCCAAGCGGACTTGAGAAACCGATGATTCAATGTTTTTACTTTTTTCGGAGAGCATAGCGCTTCTCCGTATGCCGCCTTTTATGCGGCTGTTCTGTCGGTTCTTAAATATCTTTCAGCCCCACACGAAAGTATATCGCATCGCCTAAGGAGGTGTACAGCAACATGAAAAAACTATTAACATCCAAAAAAATGAAGCGGGAGAACGGCCAAAGCATGGTCGAATTGGCTTTGACTCTTCCTCTGATCATTTTGTTGCTTGGCGGTATCATCGAATTCGGCTGGGTCTACGGCAACTCCCTTGCGGTGCAAAATGCCACCCGCGAGGGTGTGCGGGCCGGAATCGTCGCCGTCGCGCAATCGGAAAATAATGTGTTGGTGACGAACAGAATCAATTCCATGGTCCCGGATGCGGCAAAAAACCTTGTTATTTCAATTGTTTACAGCAATCCCGCCAACTTCCGGGCAGGCGATATCACGGTAACGGTGACTTATACCTTAAACGGAATCACGCCGTTCTCGGCTTTATTTACCTCCGGTGGGGTATTTCATCTCTCCACCCACTGTACGATGAAGATGAGTTAAGGATCGGAAATCGCATGTATAACCTTACGAAAGGACGCTTACCATGAGAAAGTTTTTTAAGGATGAACGCGGCAGCAACATCGTCATTATAGCGCTCACAATCACCGCTCTTTTGATTCTGGCTGCCTTCGTAGTGGATCTCGGCGCAGCCTATGTAAAAACAGCCGAAGTTCAGACCGCCGCGGACGCCGCGGTCATGGCGGCGGGAATGCAGCTTCCGGTGGAAGTAAACGATACTTCAAAACAATCCGCGATGACCGCAACCGTTTTGGAATATTTACAAAAAAACGGGATTACCGATACCGCTGATGTAAACGTCTATTTTTCTCAAACGCAAGAAAATCTCTATATGAGAATCGGAGTGGATGTTCCGGCTATATCGAAAACGGAATTTTCCAAAATCATCGGCGTCAACGAAGTCACTTTTACGAGGAGCGCTGAGGCAAGAACCCTTGCCACGACTTCACTCAATGATCTCGTCCCCCTCTCCGCCAGAGAAGACGTATTAAATGCTTTAATTGCCAGCGGAAATACGGAACACGTCGTTTTAAAATACGGCAAAAACACCGGCGAAGTGGTTCAGGGAGCATTCGGCGCAATTGATTTGGACGGAGTCAAGGGAGGAGGCGCAAACGATTATGTCAGTTGGCTCACAAACGGCTATCAGGGCAATCTCACCGTAGGAACGGTATTACCGATCGAAGGCGGGAACATGGCCGGGCCGACGCTGACCGGACTGAGCGCAAGATTCAACGCCTGCACTCACTTCCAAAGTGACGGCGGATGTACCGCGGCGCATTACGACTCCACCTGTCCCCGAGTCATGAAGGTACCGGTCATTCAATATATCAACTCCCATTATGTCAAAGTCGTCGGATTCGCGGCATTCGTCATTGAGGACTATACGACCTATTCCACTCAGGGGTATGTCATCGGTACCTATGTCGACATGATCAATATCGGCGCCGCAACCGGAGACATCACCGGATCGGCAGAAAATTACGGCGTCTATAGCCTGACCCTTTCAAAATAGAAATTAAAAAATCATTCATTTTAAAACGGGGGAATTCGAAATTATGAAAAAAGTGTACATCATAGCGGCAATTTTGGCTGTTTTATCCGGCGCCCTCTTGTTCTTGTACCTCGGCAGCCTGGAGACGTCCAAAGGCGCAGCCGTCCAGACCGAAGCCGTCGTCACGGCAGTCAGAGACATTCCGGCTTATACCACAATCGATGCCTCCATGCTGACAATGACGAATTATCCGGTGGGTTCCGCACATCCGAAAGCTGCCCGCAATGTTTCGGACGTTGTCGGAAAAACCACAGAAAGCGCAATTTTAACCGGAGAACAAATCATTACAGAAAAGTTGAAATCGGAAAACAGCGGCCTCTCCTATATGCTTCCCGACGGCATGCGCGCGGTCACTATCGCTGTTGACGAGGTTTCGGGCATTGCCGGGTTCATTAAGATCGGTGATTACGTAGACGTCATTTGTAATACCAAAACCGAATACAGCGCATCCTATAACACTACTTTCGTCGTCGCTCAGAATATAAAGGTCGCCGCGCTGGACAAACAGTTGGTCACCACTACCGCTTCCGACGGTTCAACGGTTGCGACATCTTACACTTTTCTCACGCTTTTTGTCACGCCACAGCAATCATTGGATATAATACACAGCTACCGCGCCGGCGTACTTTCAGTCGCCCTGCGCCGTTTCAGCGACCATGCCGCAGCCAATATGCTGCCGGTCGACAATAACGATTTGCTGAGGTAACGCCATGGATCAAATTAAAACGATTCTAATCTGTGACCAAAAAGAAGACGCGCAAAATATAAAATCTGCTCTCAGCGGTGAAGATTTTGATTTCTTTCTCTGGGTCACGCCCGAAGCCACAAGCCTGAGTAAAATCGGCAATCAACCTGCCGATTTGGCATTAATCACGGTCGATGAGAATTCGGAAGCGGAGTTCAGTTTTGCCGAACGGCTGTACATGACCCGCGGCGATATTGTGATCGTGATGCTCGCGAAAACGCTTTCAACCGAAATAATCACCCGCGCTATGGATGCGGGTGCCGCCCGCGTAATCGACGTCAACGCCGAAACCGATGTCATACGCTCGGCGATTCTCGCCGCGACAAACCGTGAAAAGAATCGCGCCGCTTCGTTCGGCGGACAATCGACCGCCTATCATTCGCACATTGTCCAGTTTTTCTGCCCGAAAGGCGGCACCGGAAAAACGACGCTTGCCGTAAATCTCGCCGTTGCTTTATCGCAGCTGGGAAAGAAAGTGGCGCTCATAGACCTTGATCTGCAATTCGGAGATGTCGGAATCTTTTTGGATATTAACAGCGCTGACACCCTTGCTGATCTCGTTCAGGTCGGCAAGTTCGATTCCGCCACACTGCTGGGTTACCTGACGCGCCATTCGAGCGGTGTCGATGTGCTATTAGCCAGCCAGGCACCTGAATATGCCGAATTGATCAGGTCCGAACACATTGAAACCCTGCTCTCGGCTTTACGGTACGAATATGACTTTTTGGTTTTGGATATGGCTCCCGCTTTCAACGATTGCACCATTGCGGCAATGGAACAGTCTGACGCGATTTTCTTTGTTGTAACCGAGGATATTTCCACTTTACACCACGCCAAGACCTGCTACAAGGTCTTTGAACAACTCAATCTGTTAAGCAAAGTCAAATTGGTTGTCAATAAAGACGGGCTTTCCGGCATCAGTGTCAAAGATGTGGAACGCATCCTCGAACAAAAAGTTGTACTGTCTTTGCCCGATGAACCCAAAACCGTGACTCAGGCGCTCAACCGCGGAATACCGGTAGTGACAGGCGACAGGCGCAGTCGTTTTGCAATTGAAATGGACAACTTTGCAAGGCGGCTCGGAAAGAATAAATAAAAGGACTGAGCCGTTTACAATTTCCGCGGAAGGATGGTCGTAAACATGGGATTACTGGATAAAATCGATATAAATAAAACTGCTGATTCAAAATCCGGAATGCCCGCTCAAAATCCGGAAGATTTTTCCGCGCTTCGTGCGAAAATCCATATGGAAGTAGTCGAAGCCTTGAACAAGCACGAAGACCGCCAGGGGAAAGACATGTCCGAAGCAGACACCCGAGCTTTGATTGATTCAATCCTTTGCCAGAATGAATCGTTACCCCGAACCGAGCGAAGCCGAATCGCGCAAGAAATATATGATCAGATTCGCGGTCTCGGACCGCTTGAAAAATTGATGTTCGACCCCACTGTCACCGAGATCATGGTAAACGGGCCAAAGAATATCTTTATCGAGCGCAAAGGCAAAATTATACGCACGAACGTCGTTTTCGACGACGAGGAACAATTGCTCAACGTCATTGACCGTATCGTCTCCCCTCTCGGGCGTCATGTAGACGAGGCAAATCCAATGGTTGATGCCCGCTTGTCAGACGGTTCCCGCGTAAACGCGGTCATCCCGCCGCTCTCGCTCAAAGGGCCGCTGCTGACCATCCGTAGATTTTCAAAAGTTCCGCTGACCGTCAACGACTTGATCGGTTTCGGCTCGCTGACCTATAAAATGGCTTCCTTCCTCGAAGCCTGTGTCAAAGGCCGATTAAATATTGTCATTTCCGGCGGAACAGGAAGCGGTAAAACAACGCTTTTGAACATTCTTTCAAGTTATATTCCGCACGATGAACGCATCATCACCATTGAAGACGCCGCCGAGCTTCAGCTTCGTCAGGATCATGTTCTGACACTTGAAAGCCGACCGGCAAACCTCGAAGGAAAAGGGCAGATCTCCATCCGCGATCTTGTTCGCAATGCGCTCCGAATGCGTCCGGACCGCATTGTCGTCGGTGAGGTGCGCGGCGGAGAAGCGCTTGATATGCTGCAGGCCATGAATACAGGACATGACGGCTCTATGACTACCGGTCACGCCAATACCTCCCGCGATATGCTCGCCCGCATGGAGACTATGGTATTGATGGCAGGAATGAATCTTCCGCTCAACGCTATCCGCTCTCAGATCGCAGGAGCGATCGATCTTATCGTTCAGCAATCCCGTATGCGCGACGGTTCCAGAAAAATCATCAGCATCAGCGAGATTGTCGGAATGGAAGGTGACGTCATCACCACGCAGGAAATTTTCACTTATGAACACCCGAAAATCGGGGAGAACGCGGGACGTTTTATCGCCACCGGCATCAAGCCGAGATGTGTTGAAAAGATGGCCGATAACGGTGTCGGTGTTCGCGATGAGTGGTTTTCATAAATTATCTGAAAAATCAGGGAACTCCTAAGGAAAGGAAGGCCGTTATTTTGCAAGATCTGATTAAATACGGGTTGATTATCACTTCTGCCAGCGTCATATTTTGCTTCGCGGTCATTGCTGTTTACGCAATTGCAAAAAATCGAATCCGCGAACAAGAGCGAATCAAAGCCCTGACTTCAAAGGAAACCGAAGTCCGCCGCGAAAAGAGCGAAAAAGAGCCCCGCGCACAACGCAAGCAGCTTGAAAAGTTGGCTGATGAACTTTATGTTGCCGGAATCGCGCTTCGGGCGGAGGAGTTCATTCTGATCTGGATATTGGTCGCCTTAGCCCTCCCGCTGCTCTTTTTATTTTTCGGCGCAAACCCGATTATCTGCCTCGGTATCGTCATTGTCGGCGCCGCGGCGCCGATCGCTTATGTACGCCTGAAACGTCAGAAACAATTGGGCAAAATCGATAAACAACTTATTGACGCCATCCTGATCATCAGCAATTCCATGCGATCCGGTATGTCTTTCCAATCTGCAATACAAAACATTGCGGATGAGATGGAACCTCCGATTTCCAAGGAGTTCGGAAGGGTCTGCCGTGAGATAAAACTCGGAATGTCGCTTGAGACCAGTTTTGACCGAATGATTGCCCGCACCGGAAACAAAGATCTCGAACTCGTTTGCAACGCGGTTATTATTCAGCGTCAGATCGGCGGCAATCTTTCTGAAGTGCTGGAAAATATCTCGGAGACGATTTCAGAACGAATCCGACTGCGCGGGGAGATAAAAGCTATGACTGCGTCAGGTACCCTGAGCGGATATATTATCGGATCTCTTCCTATTTTTATGTTGGTGCTGTTAATGTTTCTGAACCCCGGGTATGTTAATATGTTTTTTTCTACCTCAATCGGCAGAATAATGCTCGCCGTCTCAGCAGTGATGGAGACCGTCGGCTTCCTCATTGTCCGTAAAATTGTCAATATTAAAATGTGATTCCATATCAAAACCAGGTGGATGCAATAATGACAAAGATTTCATTAAAATTCGTCTTTGTTCGCAGGAAAGGATTATCTTAATATGAGGTATATCGTTTTATCCGTATCCGCATCTGTTTTCGCAATTGCTGTTGCGCTGCTTATGCAGCTCGGAAAAAAATGGGATGCGACCGGCCGCCGACTCAATGCAATCCATAATGTGCAGCGCGATTACGGAGATGAAGAGTTAAAAAAGAGCTTTGCGGATCGCCTTGTCCGCCCTTTTTTACATAAGGTTTCTTCCGCCTTCAAACGAAAAGAAGGTACACCAGTCAGACAAAGCAAAAGCGCGGAGAAGTTGGAGAAAATGCTCAAAACAGGCGGGTTAAATATAACTGCAACCGAATTTACTACGGTCAAGTCTATTTTTACAGGAATCGTATTGATCGGATGCCTGATCGTTTTCCGATTTGCCTCGTTTCAAATGCTGAACAAATTGCTCATCATACTGGTTGGTCTTATGCTCTGCATCCTGGGTCCGAAGTTCTTCCTGAACTCCAAGATTAAAAAACGGAAAGAGTCTATTATACGTGAATTGCCTGATGTGATGGATTTGCTGGTAGTCAGCGCCGAAGCAGGGCTCGGACTTGACGCCTCCATTGCCCGACTGGCTCAAAAATATAAGGGCGTTGTCGTAACCGAACTCGCCGCATCGGTTAAAAATATTCAGAAGGGTGTTCCCCGCAGAGTTTCCTTTAAGGAGATGGCGGACCGCTGCGACGTAAAGGAACTCACAACTTTTACGACCGCAATCATCCAGGCCGAGCAACTGGGAGTACCGATCAAAGGTGTCCTGACCTCACAGGCCGATCGCCTGAGAATCGAGCGCCGTCAGCGCATCCAGGCAAAAGCCATGAAAGCTCCCGTCAAGATAATGCTTCCGACAATCGGTTTTATTTTCCCGGTCATTTTCATTATTCTGCTCGGACCGGCGGCTTTGAATTTGATTGAGGCTTTTTCATGAAGATTGTTGAAATCCGCAAAGAAGAGAACATCATCTGCCGCGCATTTTATGCAAACGGATTTTTTACCCGCCTGCGCGGACTGATGGGACGCACCCTCAATGACGATATCGGCGGCCTTTTGCTCGTCCCCTGCAATCAGGTGCACACATTCAATATGTCCTACCCGATTGACATTGTCTACTTAACCAAGGACGGAACCGTCATTCAAATCGACGCTCAAATCCAGCCGTCAAAAGTTTTAAAGACCGTAAAAAATTCGCACAGCATCCTCGAACTGCGCTCCGGAGCCGCCGAACAATCGGGCATTCGCCCCGGCGACCGGCTGATACATCAGTAATTCATTCACCGACAATAGCCGCAAGATGCCTGCAAATTTTTGCAAGCCCGGTTTCTTTTGTACCTGTGCGGCATCAAATACTTTTGTTTTTTTCCGTTCCGCCCCCGTGGAACGGATTTTTTTGCAAAGACCCGGCACAGTATGATATACTGAATCTATGATTTCGGGGTAAAATTCCGACAATCCTTATTCACAAAACGAACGGTATATCAATTTATAAACCGAACACACTACACCCGAAAGGACGGTTCCGGCCATGAAAAAAATTGCCCTTTTTGACGCAAAACCTTATGATATTAAGGTATTCGACGAGCAGAATAAAAATTACGAACTCCGTTATTTCGAATCCAAACTGAACCCGGACACCGCCGCGCTCGCCGCCGGCTGTGAAGCCGTCATCGGCTTTGTCAACGACGATATCGGTTCAGCGACTCTCGACAAACTGTATGATTTGGGCGTCAGAGCCCTTGCGATGCGCAGCGCAGGTTACAACAATGTCGATTTCAAGGCTTGCTACGGCAAGATCAACGTGATGCACGTCCCGGCCTATTCGCCTTATGCGGTCGCCGAGCACGCCATGGCGCTGCTTTTAACCTTGAACCGCAAAATCCACAAAGCATATATTCGCACCCGCGATTTCAACTACAGCTTAAACGGACTCTGCGGCATCGATCTGCACGGCAAAACCGTCGGTGTCATCGGTACAGGGCGCATCGGACGGGTTTTTATCGATATCTGCAAGGGCTTCGGTATGAATATTTTGGCTTATGACCCCTTTCCCGCCAAGGACGTCGATTTTACCTATACCGATTTGGATTCCTTGCTTGCAAACGCGGATTTCATCTCGCTGCACTGCCCGCTGACCGATCAAACACATCACATCATCAATTCGGATTCCATCACCAAGATGAAAGATGGCGTCTTTATCGTCAATACCTCGCGCGGCGGTTTGATTGACAGCCATGCGCTCTTAAACGGCCTGCACGCCAAAAAAATCGGCGGCGCCTGTTTGGACGTTTACGAGGAGGAAGCCGATTTCTTTTACGAAGACCACTCGGAATCAGGCGTCAACGACGATACGCTGGCATTGCTCTCGGCAGCGCCCAACGTCATCATCACTTCTCATCAGGCCTATTTTACCGCCGAAGCACTGCACAACATCGCAGAAGTCACCTTGCAAAATCTCGATGTTTACTTCGCCGGCGGCGAACTCAAAAACGAAATCTGCTATTACTGCGACCGCCAAGCAAGCCCCAAAGATTGCCGCAAAACCCGCAAAGAACGCTGTTTTTAATAATTTGTCAAACAAATACAAAAGGCCGAACCGCCTTTGGCCTTTTATGTTATCAATTATATACCAAATCACTCATATATTTATTTATAGTTTTGTCTGTTGTTCCAAACTTTTGAACTTGCTGCGGAATGAAGTAAATAAGGTTTGACAAAACGCGAATAATCCTTTAAAATTAATATTTAATTTCATCTTTTCCCCTCAAATCGCTCAAAGGAGGCGTACATAATTATGGCATACATACCGAGACCCGAACGCACCGAGGAAGATAAAAAAACCGTATACTTTTCCGAAAACACCAATGTGTTGGAACAATCGGTTTATGAATATCAACTTCAGGAACGCGAGACCCCGAATCTCTACCGCAATCTGTTCGATTATGAAAGCGTGCCGAAAATCGCTTTCAACCACCGCGTCGTGCCGATGAATACGCCCAAAGAGCTGTGGATCACCGACACCACATTCCGCGACGGGCAGCAGTCCACCTCGCCGTTCACGGTCAAGCAGATCGTCGACTTATATCAGATGATGCACCGTCTCGGCGGCAAAAAGGGCTTGATCCGCCAGAGCGAATTTTTTGTTTATACTCAAAAAGACCGCGAAGCGGTCGATAAGTGTCTGTCGCTCGGGTATCAGTTCCCCGAGGTCACCAGCTGGATCCGCGCCAGTGAGAACGATTTCAAACTGGTCAAGGAAATCGGCCTAAAAGAGACCGGTATTTTAGTCAGCTGTTCCGATTACCACATCTACAATAAGATGGGCTTGACCCGTCAGCAGGCCCTCGATAAATATCTCGGCATCGTCAAATCGGTGCTCGAATACGGCATCCGTCCGCGCTGCCATTTCGAAGACATCACCCGCGCCGATTTTTACGGCTTTGTGGTTCCGCTTGCAAGAGCGCTGCACGACCTATCGGTCGAAAGCGGAATTCCGATCAAGATCCGCGCCTGCGACACCATGGGCTACGGCGTCTCTTTCCCCGGCGTGGCGCTTCCGAGAAGCGTTTCCGGCATCGTCTACGGCTTGATGCATTATGCCCAAATCCCGAGCGACATGCTCGAATGGCACGGACATAACGATTTTTATAAAGTGGTCACCAACTCCACCACCGCCTGGCTCTACGGCAGCAGCTCCGTCAACTGCGCACTGCTCGGTATCGGCGAGCGCACCGGCAACTGCCCGCTCGAGGCGATGGTCATTGAATATTGCTCCCTGCACGGCACCACCGACGGCATGAACCTGCCGGTCATCACCGAGATCGCCCGCTATTTCGAAGATGAAATCGGCTATGAGATTCCGCCTCGCACCCCATTTGTCGGCCGCAACTTCAACGTCACCCGCGCGGGCATCCACGCAGACGGCCTTTTAAAGGACGAGGAGATTTACAACATCTTCAACACCCAAAAGCTACTGCACCGCCCGCCCACGGTCTCAGTCGATTCCCACAGCGGTCTCGCCGGCATCGCACTTTGGATGAACCGCTTCTTCCGCCTCGAAGACGGTAAGAGCGTCGACAAAAAGAGCGAACTGGTCGCAAAAGTCAAGGAGCAGGTCGACCTCGAATACGCCGAAGGCCGCAACACCGTCATGGGCGACGACGAACTGGAACAGATCATTAAACGCGTAGATTTTGTAGCTTACGAAAAACTCATTCATGCTCATCTGAAAGAAGATATATTGACCTGATGTTATCGGTCATAGCCCCGGTTTGCAATTCAATAAATACCGGCTCCATGCAGTAACAAACTTTTGCCCGGGATTTTATGGTTTTTGAGCCTACTTCTCAAAAACAGTTTAGATGTGATGATCCGGCGGTTGAAAGGGGTGCGACAGCTATGCAAAAAGTCAGCGTATCAGTCATCATCCCGGTCTATAATAAAGAAAAATATCTCCGTCAGTGCCTCAAAAGCGTCCTTTCTCAGGATCTTGAGGCTTTTGAGATTATTGCCGTCGATGACGGTTCCACCGATTCATGCGGGAAGATTCTCGATGAATATGCAGCTGCCGATCCCCGCCTCAAAGTGATTCACCAAAAAAATGCGTCCTGCGGATTTGCACGCAATACCGGGCTTGATTTGGCAAAAGGCGAATATATTCTGTTTCTGGACAGCGATGACTTTTTACATCAAAATAAACTTCGCCCGGCTTATGAATTTGCCGTCTCACACGATGCCGATATTGCTGTTTTCTTAATCGAAGAATTTAATGACGCGACGGGAATCTCTCAACCGCTGCATTATGCATCATATTTGAAACCGCCTGTATTCGGCCGTGTTTTTTCATGGCGTAATTTCCCGGATGATTTTTTCCTTTATTTTTATGCCGGCGTTGAATCGAAACTCTGCCGCCGGTCGTTACTGCAAAATTCGGGCATACGATTTCGGGCCGTAATAGTTGCGAAGATTATGACTTTGTTTTCTCACATCTGCTTCTCTCAGAGAAAATTATATATTCCGATTTATATTTAACGAATTATCGAATTTGTACCGGCAGCAGTATGGAGGATCTGCGTGAAAATGATCCATGCTGCCGAATCAAAGCCACCGAAATGCTGCACGAATATGCTTCCGCTCTCCCATTTTACCCCGAGATTAAAAAAAGCGTTGCAAGAATGAATGCGCAAACTCATATCGGATTTTTGATTTCCTGCAAAACCGCGAAGGCATTTCGCGAATATTACTGTGCCCTGAAAAACGGCGCTTTGGTGAGGGAGGAACTGGCAGGACTCCCGCGCGGATATCTGCACTCTCATTTCGCGGATTCTGCAGTCAGACGTATACTGCGTGCGGGCCCGATTATGCCGAAAAACGCCCGCCGATTGACTGTTTGGAAAGCCCTGACCTTCACAGCGGGATATCTGTCCGCAGTTTCCGACGCCTTCAAACACGGCGGCCTCAAAAAAGTCACCCGCCGTATTCGCGCCGTGAAAAGCCGAATATAGATATAAGCAATAAACCGGATGATCATGACCGATTACAGTACATTAAAACAAAATACTTTAA from Oscillospiraceae bacterium includes these protein-coding regions:
- a CDS encoding glycosyltransferase family 2 protein, with product MQKVSVSVIIPVYNKEKYLRQCLKSVLSQDLEAFEIIAVDDGSTDSCGKILDEYAAADPRLKVIHQKNASCGFARNTGLDLAKGEYILFLDSDDFLHQNKLRPAYEFAVSHDADIAVFLIEEFNDATGISQPLHYASYLKPPVFGRVFSWRNFPDDFFLYFYAGVESKLCRRSLLQNSGIRFRAVIVAKIMTLFSHICFSQRKLYIPIYI